The following coding sequences lie in one Apium graveolens cultivar Ventura chromosome 1, ASM990537v1, whole genome shotgun sequence genomic window:
- the LOC141674360 gene encoding multicopper oxidase LPR1-like produces MKMVKMVGRNEKLVVLVIVISSAFVGTWAAKEESLLSPSALEMFVDELPDMPRISGFNVVKGVFVPKSLKIGMFSKKWKFHRDLPATPVFAYGKSKSTATVPGPTIEARHGVDTYVTWQNHLPSKHILPWDPTIPTAMSPSNKGVPTVVHLHGGIDEPESDGHAYSWFTSGFKARGPAWTKKKYHYHNSQQPGNLWYHDHAMGLTRVNLLAGLVGSYIIRDHKVEAPLNLPYSSEYDRPLVIFDRSFRTDGSLYMNPVGNNPTIHPQWQPEYFGDAIIVNGKAWPHMTVKRRKYRFRIINAGNARFYRFFFTNGLKFIHVASDSVYNERPVVLTKLLLAPSEIADVVVDFSKSTSDSAILSNDAAYPYPSGDPVNEINSKVMKFSIKPHQENDTSSIPNRLMNYPMPKLSSASRTRYVAMYEFASPIDEPTHLNINNKSFEEPATEKPKVGTTEIWEVINLTEDNHPLHIHLGLFRVLEQTELLNVEEFRDCMTKQNDAIKCQISKYARGKKLPVVAHEKGWKNVYKMTPGFVTKIVVKFSYVHTNESYPFDATAEPGYVYHCHILDHEDNVMMRPLKFVN; encoded by the exons ATGAAGATGGTAAAGATGGTGGGGAGAAATGAGAAGTTAGTAGTACTAGTAATTGTGATATCTTCAGCTTTTGTGGGGACATGGGCAGCCAAAGAAGAAAGTTTACTGAGCCCGTCAGCGTTAGAAATGTTTGTGGACGAGCTTCCAGATATGCCCAGAATTTCTGGGTTTAATGTTGTCAAAGGCGTTTTTGTTCCCAAGTCCCTCAAGATTGGCATGTTCAGTAAAAAATGG AAATTTCACAGAGATTTGCCAGCAACTCCTGTGTTTGCATATGGCAAGTCCAAGAGCACAGCCACCGTCCCGGGTCCCACAATCGAGGCCCGGCATGGAGTCGATACCTATGTGACATGGCAAAATCACCTCCCTTCAAAGCATATCCTCCCGTGGGACCCGACTATTCCAACTGCTATGTCACCTTCCAACAAGGGTGTTCCTACTGTAGTCCACCTCCACGGTGGCATTGACGAACCAGAGAGCGATGGACATGCCTACTCATGGTTCACATCTGGATTCAAAGCTCGTGGcccagcttggacaaagaaaAAATATCACTACCACAATAGTCAACAGCCAGGAAATTTATGGTATCATGATCATGCAATGGGGTTGACTAGAGTCAATCTTCTAGCAGGTTTAGTTGGATCGTATATTATTCGAGATCACAAAGTTGAGGCGCCACTTAATTTGCCTTACAGCTCGGAATATGATCGTCCATTGGTTATATTTGATCGCAGTTTTCGTACCGATGGTTCGTTGTACATGAATCCAGTCGGAAACAATCCTACAATTCATCCTCAATGGCAACCTGAATATTTTGGCGACGCCATCATCGTCAACGGCAAAGCATGGCCTCATATGACCGTAAAGCGGAGAAAATACCGGTTTCGTATTATCAATGCAGGAAATGCGAGATTTTATAGATTTTTCTTCACCAACGGCCTTAAGTTTATCCATGTGGCATCTGACTCAGTATACAATGAACGTCCAGTGGTGCTCACTAAATTACTTCTTGCCCCTTCAGAAATTGCTGACGTGGTTGTCGACTTTTCAAAATCAACATCTGATTCGGCCATCCTATCCAATGACGCAGCATATCCTTACCCGTCTGGCGACCCGGTAAACGAAATTAACAGCAAAGTCATGAAATTTTCAATCAAGCCTCACCAAGAAAATGATACATCTAGTATCCCTAACCGTTTGATGAACTATCCAATGCCGAAACTATCCAGTGCTTCACGCACACGATACGTAGCCATGTACGAGTTTGCTAGCCCAATTGATGAGCCAACTCATTTGAACATAAACAACAAATCTTTCGAAGAACCTGCTACAGAAAAACCAAAAGTTGGGACTACAGAGATATGGGAAGTGATTAATCTGACAGAGGATAATCATCCATTACATATTCACTTAGGTTTGTTCAGGGTGTTAGAGCAGACTGAGTTGTTAAATGTGGAAGAGTTCAGAGATTGCATGACGAAACAGAACGACGCGATCAAGTGCCAGATAAGCAAGTATGCACGTGGCAAGAAGTTACCAGTGGTGGCTCATGAGAAAGGGTGGAAGAATGTGTATAAGATGACACCAGGATTTGTTACAAAGATTGTGGTGAAATTTTCATATGTGCATACAAATGAATCCTATCCTTTCGATGCAACTGCAGAGCCTGGTTATGTCTACCATTGCCAT ATATTGGACCATGAAGACAATGTGATGATGAGGCCCTTGAAGTTTGTTAATTAG
- the LOC141714161 gene encoding uncharacterized protein LOC141714161, which produces MRKTWRLKAPPKILNFTWRSLTNCLPTLSALLQKNVQVDPICQVSFNENTRFQEWWGRVLDIWDREKQAEVATVCWSLWKARNELVWNKYYTRVNVVIAKAKQYLLQWNIAQKNKSHSHYPYLMEGDGNEVWVAPKISFMKISVDAAIFSEYNASGLGVIARDNRGELTQAITKCNFGLISAIMAEAIAVKEALRWLKSESLTVVQAIRSKVLMRSPFGQVIQCCCDMLQDLNTVSLFFVKRTANMTAHELARLSYYFPDRVFDRFSIPIDVNNVLMSELRY; this is translated from the exons ATGAGGAAAACCTGGAGATTGAAAGCACCACCAAAGATACTCAACTTTACGTGGAGATCTTTAACTAATTGTTTACCTACGTTGTCTGCTCTACTTCAGAAAAATGTGCAAGTAGACCCTATATGTCAG GTTTCTTTCAATGAAAATACAAGATTTCAAGAGTGGTGGGGAAGAGTGCTAGACATTTGGGATAGAGAAAAGCAAGCTGAGGTAGCAACAGTTTGTTGGTCCCTATGGAAAGCGAGGAATGAGTTGGTTTGGAATAAATATTATACTCGAGTAAACGTCGTGATTGCTAAAGCTAAACAATATCTTCTACAATGGAACATTGCCCAAAAAAACAAATCACATTCTCATTATCCTTATTTGATGGAAGGGGACGGGAATGAGGTCTGGGTAGCGCCAAAGATTAGTTTCATGAAGATCTCGGTGGATGCAGCGATTTTTTCCGAGTATAATGCTTCAGGTTTAGGGGTGATAGCTAGAGACAACAGAGGGGAGCTTACACAAGCCATAACGAAGTGTAATTTTGGTTTGATTTCTGCAATCATGGCTGAGGCCATAGCTGTAAAAGAGGCCTTAAGGTGGCTTAAAAGTGAAAGTTTGACGGTGGTCCAGGCAATCAGAAGCAAAGTTTTGATGCGTTCCCCTTTTGGACAGGTCATTCAATGTTGTTGTGATATGCTTCAGGATTTGAACACAGTCTCTCTGTTTTTTGTTAAACGGACTGCTAATATGACGGCACACGAGCTTGCTCGCTTGTCATATTATTTTCCAGATCGAGTTTTCGATAGGTTTTCAATTCCTATTGATGTCAATAATGTATTGATGAGTGAGTTACGGTATTAA
- the LOC141714169 gene encoding putative mitochondrial protein AtMg00310: MSVFLLPFEITKDLERSISRFWWNSKTNDNMSIHWMSWDRLSRHKSAGGMGFRDFRDFNLAMHGKQAWRFITNPNSLATRLYKARYFPNNSFMEANIGNNPSFVRRSIWEAKQVISAGMRWKIGSGNAVDIIGQPWLLDDNNPFITSDIRGLKNHKVSALMVDNQREWDEEILRDMFNDRDQQCIRRIRPNVNENDDVMYWGEEATGQYTVRSTDFYKLRRVFGGKSTSIA, from the coding sequence ATGAGTGTTTTCTTATTACCTTTTGAAATCACTAAAGATTTGGAAAGAAGTATATCAAGGTTTTGGTGGAACTCTAAAACAAATGACAATATGAGCATTCATTGGATGAGTTGGGATCGTTTAAGTCGACACAAATCAGCTGGGGGTATGGGATTTCGAGACTTTAGAGACTTTAATTTGGCTATGCACGGTAAACAGGCTTGGAGATTCATTACTAATCCTAACAGTTTGGCCACCAGACTTTATAAAGCACGGTATTTTCCTAACAATTCGTTCATGGAAGCGAATATTGGAAATAACCCAAGTTTTGTACGGCGTAGCATATGGGAGGCTAAACAAGTGATTTCAGCAGGCATGAGGTGGAAAATAGGTTCAGGTAATGCAGTTGATATTATAGGGCAACCATGGTTGTTAGATGACAACAATCCTTTTATAACGTCAGATATTCGAGGACTGAAAAATCACAAGGTAAGTGCTCTAATGGTCGACAACCAGAGAGAATGGGATGAGGAGATTCTTCGAGATATGTTCAATGACAGGGACCAACAGTGCATCAGAAGGATTAGACCAAATGTCAATGAAAATGATGATGTTATGTATTGGGGTGAAGAAGCAACTGGACAATATACAGTTCGTAGTACAGACTTTTACAAGCTCAGAAGAGTCTTTGGAGGCAAGAGTACCAGTATAGCATAA
- the LOC141714172 gene encoding uncharacterized protein LOC141714172 yields MQCVRTVSYQIVHARREIGPIVPTRGLCQGDPLSTYLFILYAEGLSALLNRYESLKLIKGVRVCKRAPAINHMLFADDSYLYCKASEDEAHRMMEILSKYEMASGQMMEEADENSKYLGLPNMMQRSKVTTFSLLKDKVKKRTLS; encoded by the exons ATGCAGTGTGTCAGGACGGTTTCTTATCAGATTGTGCATGCTCGTAGAGAAATAGGTCCTATTGTGCCAACTCGCGGTCTATGCCAAGGAGACCCTTTATCTACGTACTTGTTTATCTTATATGCGGAGGGGCTCTCAGCACTTCTGAACAGGTATGAAAGTTTGAAGTTGATTAAAGGGGTAAGAGTGTGTAAACGAGCTCCTGCTATTAACCATATGCTTTTTGCGGATGACTCATACCTATATTGCAAGGCTTCAGAGGATGAAGCCCATAGAATGATGGAGATTCTGTCAAAATATGAAATGGCTTCGGGCCAAATG ATGGAGGAAGCAGATGAAAATTCTAAGTATTTGGGGCTTCCAAATATGATGCAACGTAGTAAGGTGACAACCTTCAGCTTATTGAAAGACAAGGTGAAGAAGAGAACATTGAGCTGA
- the LOC141714180 gene encoding uncharacterized protein LOC141714180: MKWVQLKIGYQGMFVVDSIGRSGGLTLFWKENDQVELLGFSQNHIDVKVKMENGEAWRLTGLYGEPNRTLRRRTWDLLRNLARDSKLPWCIIGDVNNVVTAGDKVGGSKYLTALIDGFNEALLDAGVTNMALVGHQFTWERGRDTNNMMEVRLDRALTNTEWLSLFPMAKLYNIEGTSSDHSPILLVPQVVAHIHAPYRFKFENAWMMEPMCEVIVQDA, translated from the coding sequence ATGAAATGGGTGCAGCTAAAGATAGGTTATCAGGGGATGTTTGTTGTTGATTCGATAGGAAGAAGTGGTGGCTTAACTTTGTTCTGGAAAGAGAATGATCAAGTAGAATTACTAGGTTTCTCCCAAAATCATATTGACGTCAAAGTTAAAATGGAGAATGGGGAAGCATGGCGTTTAACAGGTTTATACGGTGAGCCTAATAGAACTTTAAGACGTCGCACTTGGGACCTTCTTCGGAATCTTGCACGAGACTCTAAACTTCCGTGGTGCATTATTGGTGATGTAAATAATGTTGTAACTGCTGGTGACAAGGTAGGAGGTTCAAAATATCTGACTGCTCTTATAGATGGCTTTAACGAAGCTTTATTGGATGCAGGAGTCACAAACATGGCTCTTGTGGGTCACCAATTCACTTGGGAAAGGGGGCGAGATACAAATAACATGATGGAGGTGAGGCTGGACAGGGCGTTAACTAATACAGAGTGGTTGAGTTTGTTTCCCATGGCAAAACTGTACAACATTGAAGGTACGTCTAGTGATCACAGTCCCATTCTTTTAGTCCCTCAGGTAGTAGCTCATATTCATGCTCCCTATCGTTTTAAATTTGAAAACGCGTGGATGATGGAGCCAATGTGTGAAGTGATAGTTCAAGACGCCTGA
- the LOC141674372 gene encoding uncharacterized protein LOC141674372 isoform X2, translating to MAMLTHSTALTSVAGKTKPTWSTSTPFKPSCSFSNSQVASTMAKRSYTSVMIVPTGVGATIGGFAGDALPVARTLSSIVDCLITHPNVLNAAMLYWPMTNVLYVEGYALDRFAEGLWGLQPVHQNRVGLVLDAGIEKELLLRHLQVVDATRASLGLPVVEYIVTDTPLQVEKWVDPKSGQSTGRIQHPDSLLRAVQSLIDRSMVNAVAVVARFPDDDVEDTDDYRQGIGIDLLAGVEAVISHMVVKNFGIPCAHAPALSPMPLSTSVSPKAAAEEIGYTFLPCVLAGLSNAPQYTVNKLGRDCILAGDVDSVILPLDACGGDGALAFADRKRNKPLIIAVEENTTVLNDTPAKLGIQAVTVSNYWEAIGAVAAHKAGVDPYSLRRNRIKNIQHKSSIICNGHTVPIAQ from the exons ATGGCAATGCTAACACACAGCACTGCATTAACCTCCGTCGCCGGAAAAACAAAACCCACATGGTCAACGTCAACCCCATTTAAACCATCATGTTCATTTTCAAATTCTCAAGTTGCATCAACCATG GCGAAGAGGAGTTACACGAGTGTGATGATAGTTCCGACAGGAGTAGGAGCAACTATTGGGGGGTTTGCAGGAGATGCTTTGCCTGTTGCTCGGACACTATCTTCAATTGTGGATTGTCTTATCACTCATCCTAAT GTTCTCAATGCAGCAATGCTCTACTGGCCAATGACAAATGTGTTATATGTTGAGGGTTATGCTCTTGATAGATTTGCAGAAGGCTTGTGGGGACTACAACCAGTTCACCAAAATAGA GTTGGGTTGGTTCTTGATGCTGGGATAGAGaaagagcttcttcttcgacaTCTACAAGTGGTTGATGCAACTAGGGCTTCTCTTGGCCTGCCTGTTGTTGAATACATTGTCACTGATACTCCTTTGCAG GTTGAGAAGTGGGTCGATCCAAAAAGCGGGCAATCAACAGGGAGGATACAACATCCCGATTCCCTACTAAGAGCTGTACAGTCATTGATTGACCGATCTATGGTGAATGCTGTTGCAGTTGTGGCGCGGTTCCCTGATGATGATGTTGAAGACACAGATGATTATCGACAAGGAATA GGAATTGATCTTTTAGCTGGAGTAGAGGCAGTTATTAGTCACATGGTAGTGAAGAACTTCGGTATCCCTTGTGCACATGCTCCTGCTTTATCACCTATGCCATTAAGCACATCGGTGAGCCCGAAAGCAGCCGCTGAAGAG ATTGGGTACACATTTTTGCCTTGTGTCCTTGCTGGGCTAAGTAATGCACCACAATATACGGTCAATAAGCTGGGAAGGGATTGCATATTGGCAGGTGATGTTGATAGTGTCATACTACCTCTAGATGCTTGTGGAGGAGATGGGGCTCTTGCATTTGCAGATCGCAAAAGAAACAAG CCACTAATAATTGCAGTGGAAGAAAATACAACAGTTCTGAACGACACGCCAGCTAAACTTGGGATACAAGCA GTAACAGTTTCCAACTACTGGGAAGCCATAGGCGCCGTTGCAGCTCATAAGGCCGGAGTAGATCCATATTCTCTTCGTAGAAACAGAATCAAGAACATTCAACACAAGTCATCGATTATTTGTAATGGCCACACTGTCCCCATAGCCCAATAG
- the LOC141674372 gene encoding uncharacterized protein LOC141674372 isoform X1 — protein MAMLTHSTALTSVAGKTKPTWSTSTPFKPSCSFSNSQVASTMAKRSYTSVMIVPTGVGATIGGFAGDALPVARTLSSIVDCLITHPNVIISFFKAMLYWPMTNVLYVEGYALDRFAEGLWGLQPVHQNRVGLVLDAGIEKELLLRHLQVVDATRASLGLPVVEYIVTDTPLQVEKWVDPKSGQSTGRIQHPDSLLRAVQSLIDRSMVNAVAVVARFPDDDVEDTDDYRQGIGIDLLAGVEAVISHMVVKNFGIPCAHAPALSPMPLSTSVSPKAAAEEIGYTFLPCVLAGLSNAPQYTVNKLGRDCILAGDVDSVILPLDACGGDGALAFADRKRNKPLIIAVEENTTVLNDTPAKLGIQAVTVSNYWEAIGAVAAHKAGVDPYSLRRNRIKNIQHKSSIICNGHTVPIAQ, from the exons ATGGCAATGCTAACACACAGCACTGCATTAACCTCCGTCGCCGGAAAAACAAAACCCACATGGTCAACGTCAACCCCATTTAAACCATCATGTTCATTTTCAAATTCTCAAGTTGCATCAACCATG GCGAAGAGGAGTTACACGAGTGTGATGATAGTTCCGACAGGAGTAGGAGCAACTATTGGGGGGTTTGCAGGAGATGCTTTGCCTGTTGCTCGGACACTATCTTCAATTGTGGATTGTCTTATCACTCATCCTAATGTAATTATCTCTTTTTTTAAAG CAATGCTCTACTGGCCAATGACAAATGTGTTATATGTTGAGGGTTATGCTCTTGATAGATTTGCAGAAGGCTTGTGGGGACTACAACCAGTTCACCAAAATAGA GTTGGGTTGGTTCTTGATGCTGGGATAGAGaaagagcttcttcttcgacaTCTACAAGTGGTTGATGCAACTAGGGCTTCTCTTGGCCTGCCTGTTGTTGAATACATTGTCACTGATACTCCTTTGCAG GTTGAGAAGTGGGTCGATCCAAAAAGCGGGCAATCAACAGGGAGGATACAACATCCCGATTCCCTACTAAGAGCTGTACAGTCATTGATTGACCGATCTATGGTGAATGCTGTTGCAGTTGTGGCGCGGTTCCCTGATGATGATGTTGAAGACACAGATGATTATCGACAAGGAATA GGAATTGATCTTTTAGCTGGAGTAGAGGCAGTTATTAGTCACATGGTAGTGAAGAACTTCGGTATCCCTTGTGCACATGCTCCTGCTTTATCACCTATGCCATTAAGCACATCGGTGAGCCCGAAAGCAGCCGCTGAAGAG ATTGGGTACACATTTTTGCCTTGTGTCCTTGCTGGGCTAAGTAATGCACCACAATATACGGTCAATAAGCTGGGAAGGGATTGCATATTGGCAGGTGATGTTGATAGTGTCATACTACCTCTAGATGCTTGTGGAGGAGATGGGGCTCTTGCATTTGCAGATCGCAAAAGAAACAAG CCACTAATAATTGCAGTGGAAGAAAATACAACAGTTCTGAACGACACGCCAGCTAAACTTGGGATACAAGCA GTAACAGTTTCCAACTACTGGGAAGCCATAGGCGCCGTTGCAGCTCATAAGGCCGGAGTAGATCCATATTCTCTTCGTAGAAACAGAATCAAGAACATTCAACACAAGTCATCGATTATTTGTAATGGCCACACTGTCCCCATAGCCCAATAG